The nucleotide sequence AGTAGTCCTCAATCCtggcttgcaacggaaatcttaATCTTCACTGCAATCCTGGCAcactagaatcacctgggggctaaaaaaaaaaaactgtgctaAAGCCACATCCACAGACATTCAGATTCAATTGGTTTGGGTTGgtcccaggcatcagtattttttaagttttccaaGTGAATgcaagttgagaaccactgggctacATAAACAGGTAGAATCATCTACATGGATTTTGAAATCAGCCAGTGTGACAACAGGAGTTGGAATGAGGAAGGAATATATAAACCAGAGAGAATCAAAACACTCTAAGAATGTGGGAGACTGGATAACAGCGATGGTAGAGGGAGGAGGATAGAGGGTGATAATATCAGATGGAAAGAGTATTGAAGGAGGAAGAGGCTTTACGCAATAGTGGGGGCCAGTGGTCAGGAAGCAGCTGCAGGGATTTAGGTGATGCTGACCCTACTTGGAGGCAATGTGCTGGTGGGATGTGGGAGGAGGAGCTGAGTTGTAGAGAAAGCACTGTGCCCACAAAGAGCCTGGTTTCAGGAGTTAGTGCAGGAGGTACAGGGTGCACTCTGAGAAGAGGTTGAGCGTGTAGGGGAGTTTGCTTACCTTAGAGTGACATTTGCAGAGCACACATTGGAATCAGAGTTGACACACTGCTCAGCTCCAGGGATGCCATTCACATTGAGAATGATGGGCTTGGTAAGGAAGAAAGTCCAGAGCAGTATGGGAGAGAATAAAAGAATGTGACCAGATGAGACTTCTGTGATCCTTCTCACTCTTCTTGCtttaagttttgctttgtttgtttgtttgtttgaaggaCTAATAAACAAACAGGCTTTGGATCCCACTCATTTCAGGTGGGTCTCTTCTGATGGCCTTCCCCTTACATTTCTCAATGcatcttttttcttgaatttttctcaACCTTCTTGGCCACTTACTCCTTACAATTTCCTGGTGGGCCCCAGCTTGAAAGAACACCATTGTGACCTGATTTCACCACATCGCCTTGCATTCAAAGGTCAGAGAGTCAACCTAGTCCCTCTACAGTAGTGGCTGGTCTGCAGTTTCAGAGAGGCTGTTGAGTCTTTTACCACAAGGCTCCCATTGGGCATTCCCTTCTTCAGACCTGATTCTTTCAGGCAGAAGAGATGTGGTAGATGTCTCCAAGAGAAGGGCAGAGGGACAAAAGGAGTCCCATGGCTAAAAGAAGTCACAGCTAAAAGAAGTTTCACCTTTGGGCCCCAAACACTGACAATTATCTGACTAGAACGCTTATTAGCTGAATAGAGCAGAGACAGAATACTGACTCTGGTAAAAgttagacgcaagagggaagagatatgggaacatatgtatatgtataactgattcactttgttataaagcagaaactaacacaccattgtaaagcaattatactccaataaagatgtaaaaaaaaaagaaaatagattgcAAGAGAGTGGGCATTTCCTACGTTAATTGGACCTAGGAAAAGCTTCTGCTCTGAGTTGGCTAATCCGAGctctattttcaaagaaaatgttcaTGTAATAGTGCCCTTCTCCCATCCCATGCTTCGCCTCACCGTCATAGCTGTTTAGTGCAGAGTGAAAGCACCCAGCATTAACTCTGGGAAGGAACAGCCAAATCATATTTTTCTTGGGTCCTGGCATCACACATGCACCCTTACCTACCTTCAGCTCCCTCTAGAACTTTTCAAACCAGCCAAACCTCACCTAGACAAGACACTAAGGCTAGGTCTTTCTCAAACccagggggagaaaaaaatcagtgtgaaTGGATGTTCCTAGCATGCGATAGACAGATTTGTAGGATGACTCCTCCCCGCTAGTGATCCatgtaatcccctccccttgagtgtaggtgggactatattttaaaaaggatgttCCAGATGTTATTAAGGtccataatcagttgactttgagttaatcaaaaggaAGATGATTCTGAGTGCTGACTGAATCAGGTGAGCCCTTAAAGGAGACAAGAAGTGTTTTCAACAAACAATGCTGCTGCATTTGGATATCCATAGCCCCCCCAAAAATTAAACTTGATGTAAACTTTGTACCTTACATAAAAATTtactcaaagtggatcatagatataaatataaaatgtaaaactataaaacgtttagaagaaaacataggagaaaatctttgggacCTAGGAATTGGTGAAGTGTTTTTAGATTTGACATGAAAAGcctgatccataaaagaaaaaaaataataaaattgatgtcatcaaaattaaaaacttttgctctgttaAAGAtcttgttaagaaaaagaaaagaaagctacagactgggagaaaatctttgcaaccatgtatctgataaaggacaggtatctagaatgtataaagaactctcaaaactcaatggtaaaaagccaTCCAAtcagaaaataagcaaaaggtATGAAGAGATATTTCCATGAAGAGAATATGCAGAtagtaaataagcacatgaaaaaacgTTCAACATCAGTAGCCATTAGGGAATTGCTAATTAAAGCCACCTATCCAAAAggctaaaataaacaacaacaacaacaactttttaaaaagtgacaacaccaaatgctggtgaagaggtgagaaactggatcactcatatactgctggtatTGATAGAAATGTAAGATAATGTAGTCACTTTCGAAAAGAGTATGGTAGTTTGTTTAAAAACTATACATATGCTTACCAAGTAACCCAGCAATTGTACTCTTATATTtattccaagaaaatgaaaacctatgttgacacaaaaatctgcacataaTTGTTCATAACAGCTTCATTTGTAATAGCCAGAACtgaaaacaaccaagatgtccctcACAGGTgagtggttaaacaaactgtggtacatccagaccatggaatactactcagcaataaaaagggacaAACAATAGATACATGCAAAAGCTTAGATGGATCATaagggtattatgctgagtgaaaaaaaagccagtctcaaaaggtcacatactgttTGTTgtataacattctcaaaatgacaaaattatagttGGGGAGCAGATTAATAGTTACCAGGAGTTAGAGATGGTGGGAGGGAAAGGGGTGGGCGTGACCATAAAGGAATAGTAGGAGGGAGACTTTTGAAGTGATAAAATAGTGCTGAATCTTGACTGCAATGGTGTTTACACAAATTTGTACATGCGATAAAATGGCGTAGAACTATATGCATACGTCACACCAATGTCAGTTGCCTGGATTGGACATTGTACTATAATTATTTAAGCTGTAACCACTGAGGAACACTGGATAAGGATACATGGGACTTCTCTGTACTATATTTACAACTTCCTGCAATTTTATAACTATTTCCAAGTAAACAGTTaaaaatgagagagggagagacagagacagagagggccAAGCAGATGCTCTTTTTTGGCCTTGTAGAAGTAAAACACCATGTTATGAACTGCCTATGAAAAGGGCCATGTAGTAAGGACCCGAgggtggcctctaggagctgagagtaatccccagccaacagccagcaagaaaatggaGACTTAAGTCCTACAATCACAAGGAactaaattctgccaacaactagTGAGCTTGGTAGAGAACTCCAAGCTTTAGAGGAGATTGCAGCCTtgtggacaccttgatttcaacctAGTGAAACCCTGAGGAGATGACTCAGCTAAGCTTTGCCCAGATTTCTGATGCATAGAAgccatgagataataaatttgttgttgttttaagccactaagtttgtggtaatttgttacccaGCAAAAGATAACTAAGGTAGAGCCCCGAGGGTGAGATGCCATTGAACAACTGGGAGCTTTTCTTCTAGGGGCCACAGTTGAGACTTATACACTCTGACAAAAGAGATCAGCAACATCAGTGGGGAGGGGCCAATCTTGGGGTTGAAACAGATGCTCATGGTCTTTCCCAAAAAATGTGGTTTTTCAGTTTAGAGTCTTGAACTGCCTCCAAACCAATCCAGCTCTGCTGGCTGCTTGACCCTGCAGTCTGCTGTCACATCCCAAATATGCTGTTTGCAGTCACAAATGAATTGCACATTGATGGTACCATGCACTTGCCCTGCTTCTTGCTGCAGATTTTCAGCTGGAGCTAATTTCTCTTGCAGCCTTCCTGGCCCTGCCCGGGGAGGTGGCCTCGCACCCAGGGCCCCAGCTGCATGAACAGCCCTATCTAGTTCACAGGCAGCTGCATCAAGCCAACCTGAGGCTCAGAAACTggctccttcccccttccttcttggCCCCAGAGCCAGGGCCGGGAAGACACCAAGGCTTGCTCTCAGTGTATACCAGAAAGGTCAAAGACATAGAGTGGGATTGCACAAGTGGGCTGGGAGCTTTATTTCGATCTTGCCACTGAATATCACGGTCACTGTCTCACTCTACTCAGGCTACCATaaaagaataccacagactgagtggcttaaacaacagatatttattttcccacagttctggaagctgggaagtccaagatcaaggtgccagcagatttggttcCTGGAAAgggctctctttctggcttgcagacagctgccctTCTCACTATGGCCTCACATGGAagagagaggggtgggagggagaaaggaaagagagaaagagttcTGGGgtcatctcctcttcttataaggacaccagcctgtgtgattagggccccacccttatgacctcatttaacctttattACCTCTACACAGGctctacctccaaatacagtTGCATTTGTGGTTAagccttcaacatatgaatttcgggGAGACACAACATTCAGTCCTTAACAGTCACCTTCTGCTGTGCTTCCAGCATGCACAAATACTGTTCCACTACAGGTGGGCAAggtgggagaggagtgggggcAAGAGCCATCTGATCATGCCCTCATAGGCTTGACCAATCTCACTTCAAGTATTGGAAAGTGGTAtgtatagtggaaagagcatggactttggtGTCAGGCACGTGTTTCCTCTTACTGGTTGTGAGACTTTGGGAGAATCATTTAAACAcactgagcctgtttcctcatctgtcaaatggagtcTGTAATGTATATTTCTCATGggtgttgtgagggttaaatgaaataatgcatgtaaaagcACCTATCAGCACCTAGCACATAGTGAgtgggtattcaataaatattagtgccCTTCCTCACTGGATCTCTCAGCCCATTCCCCACACCATCCACTTTCACCAGGTCCAATGCATGTTCTGACTACTACACACACTGATCTGTGTAGAAGACAGCAATACTCAACATCCCTGAACTGGAGGCTGTGGTAGGTGGAATTTCTAAGAATGGCCCCCAGGATTTCATGTCCTCATTCTCAGAACCTGTAAGTGTGATAAGATATTACTCCCATGCTTGTGTTATGTTATATAGCCTAGTTGACCTTAAAAAATGGGAGATTGAGTGGAagatcattcagccttaaaaaggaaggaaattctgatacatgctacaacatggataaatcttgaagacattatgctccgtgaaataagccagtcacacacGAAAAAGTATtgcataatttcatttatatgaggtacctagaatagtcaaattcatagagaaagaaagtagaatagtggtttccaggggctggaggaggaaggaaTGGATTATTGTTTCATtgatatagagtttcagtttgggctTTTGCAGATGATTAGTGGTGATGGGTGCACAACAATACAAATGTACTCAAtgatactgaattgtacacttaaaatggctaaaatggtatattttatgttatgtatattttaccataataaaaaagagTTTTTTCTAGATGTGCCTAATTTAATCACAGGaacccttaaaagcagagaactttctcCAGCTGGTGGCCGAAGAGAAGGCAGAAGGAGAAGTCAGAGTTGACACATTGTTGCTCGTTTGAAGACAGAGGGGGCACATGAGAAGAAATGCTGGTGACCTCTGTCAGAGCAGTGAGGGCCCCcaactgacagccagcaaggaaacagggcCTACAGCCGCAAAGAAGTGGATTCTGCCAAAAACCTAAATCAACGTGGAAATGGATTCTTACTCAAGCTTCCAGATAAGAGCCTAAGTGAACCGAAAACTTGATCTTGGTCTTATGAGACTCCGAGCAGAGAACCCAGTAGAACCCATCctaacttctgacctacagaactgtgagctaataaatagGTATTGTTTTAGTCTGCTTGGGGTTTTAGTCCTATGAGGAAGCACCATCCCATGCCCTAGAAGTTTGTTGCTATAAGCTTTATTCTTTTAGATACGTATGCACACATTTTCCCAGCTATTTGTTAagtgcctcctatgtgccagacacctAGGCCTTGAGGATGAAGGAACAGCACAGATAGAGCTATGGAACTTACAGCCTAGCCCAAGGGCAGTATGCCCTCCCTCTGGCCAAATGGAGACATGCTTTCTGATCTGTTATCAAAATCCCCTTGGGCCCTCCTTGGGCACCTGAAGACTTGGTGCCATTCCCTAGTGGTTGTGATGGGAGTGGCAGAAAGGTCCAGGCTGGGAAAgtctctctgaggctcagagccTGCACACCGCAGTTCTGTACCATAGCATGTCAACATCCCTTAAGTAAGCTTGTGGAGGCTGGACAGGGGTCTCAGCATCCTGGGACAGACTGAGGCCCAAACTGAAATTGCCTGGGCTTCTGAAAGAGTAAGCGTAGGGAGAGGAGGTAAAGTGAGCGTTCCCTGGGGCCATTTTCAAGGCTCACGGTGGATATTTGGAaaggagacccagagagggaggCGCATAGTGGGAAATGTGCTTGAGGGCGATTGGGAAAGTGGCTGGGAGCAGGGAAAGACTGGCAAGAGATAGCAGAAGTGCACACAAGCGAGATGAGCAGGAGTCCAAGCTTGAGAAGACAAAAAAGTTGGAGTGGGATCCCGAGAGGAAAAGGCAGGGAGAAAGGGGGCAACAGTGGAGAGAGGCCCGGGCCTGGccaagctcagggcttccctcaGCAACTGAGAAGCTGGGTGGGGCCTATGCTTTTGGAGACCCAATCCCTCTTCCATGCCCTCCTGGGCAAAGCAGGGGCCTAAGCTTTGGGAGAAGTGCCGGGAAGTGGGGCTGGGGACAGCTCAACTCTCCAACCCCTTTAGCAGCCCTTACTGACTCACTGGTAATctgtttatgtgtttatttgcAAGATTGGTTTCTGCTTCAGTGAGGCGAAGCTTGGCTCCCTGCCGTCAGGCCCCCAGTTCTGACTTAAACTCCTCTACAGGGCAAGCTGCCTGCTCCCTGGCCCATTTGGCTGACTTTCCCCTGCCCTCTCTGTTCCTTTGGCCCCTGACTTGTGGACAAGGAAATTCTGGAGTGTTGGTCCTCTGGGACAGGCCAGGGCTCTGGTTCCCTACAGACCCAGacatctggggtgggggtggggcaggtctGGGCAGAAACTCAGGCTGCGTAGGAACCCTGAGAACATCGAACTGAAATCCTGCCCAGGGAAATCTGCAGTTGTCCAACAAGAGCTTCACTTTAATACAtgtggtaattttttttgttgtgcTTCTTCAGACTGCAACagctgcagcgggagaggccctcAAGGGGGGCAATGAGGCTGGAGCCGGGTGGCAGGGTGGGGAGAAGGTAAAGGCTGGGTTGCCACCAAAGGCCAGAGCCTAATGTAGGGAAAAGAGAGAGGTACAGGCAGTTGGCatataagagaataaatcctcAGGAATGCAGAACTGTgtctggagggagagaggaaggggaggtgcAATGGCAGCCAAGGGGTGGGGTGAAGGCCTGATTAGGGTGGGACATGGTGTGGATGATGGAggtggggcagaggagggagggcaggagagaaTCACCCTTTTACTGTTTATGAAGATGGTCTATTACCATAACTCAGCATGTGAAGTATTTTTCTACTGCAAAACTGGAGAGATAAAATTCTGGAAGGTCATTCCCAAGGATAGGAGAGGGGCACCTGAATGAATCATCAGAGAAACCCTGGGGAAGTAGGTGGAGATTATAACCTGAACTGGGAAAGGTCTGATGATTCATTGGGCTCGAGACCTGCCAATCCTCTCTCCTCTGCCAACAGACTAAGAACTGGAGGCATTTCTCAGGCGAGACACTGAAACTCAGTGAGTGCTGTAatagggggaggggagtgagttTTGAAATGAGAAGAGACAGAGAGTCTTCTACTGACCTTTGAAGGGGCCTGACCTGAGTCATAGGACTAGAAAGGACCTCGTGATCATCTGATCCAACCTCTTAATTTTACACTTACAGAACTGGAGCTCAGAGAAAGAAAGTGATGTGGCCAAGGTCACAAAGTTGTGTTAGTGAACTGGGCAGATGGACGGGCTTCAGAAAGAAGCCACATAGGCCCCTAGAGAGAACAGCCCCAGGTGTTAGCCTAGATAAGGTCTGCAAATACTTGGTGCCACTTAACCACTACAAATACAGCTGGCCCTCCATGTTGGCAGATActgcatctgaggattcaaccaaccatagattgaaaatatatatttttaatttttcagaaagttccaaaaggcaaaacttgaatttgccttgCTCTGGCAACTATttccatagcatttacattgtatttacaactattttcatagtatttatattgtattaggtattataagtaatctagagatgatttaaagtatatgggaggatgtgcataggttatatgcaaatactatgccattttatataagaaactTGAGCATCCACGGATTTTGCTATTCATGGGGGTCCTGAAACCAATTCCTCATGGATACAGAGGGACGATTGTAATATAGTGCCTTATACCCATTCCTGTGCCTATGGTGGACATTACTAATTGGTCACTGCACCCCAACTTCAGTGCTGACTCAACCTCAAAATCCGTCTTAAACTGAGCACTCTAGGCAGTATTGACACGGAAATGAAAGCAATTTGTAATTTCAGGCCTAGAATAACAGCTGTGTGTCACAAAAGGGTAGAAGTAGTTCTAATCGGTTAGATGTCATTATCTAGGGCTCTTTGGTTGCAAGCAACAAAAGGAAGAGTTGCCCTCAGAAGGGGAAGAAACCAGGACGTCTCTGTAGACCTAAACAGTATAAGTTTGTGACCCTTCCTCACAAGAGCACTGCCACTCATGAGACTCAGCTCCAATGACTGGCACCCAAGCTTTGTTGCTTTGAGTATCCCATTATCAAACTCCCCAGAGAGTGAAGTTGATTGGACCAACTTGGAACAAATTTTTAAACCCTGGAACAATAAGTGATGGAGGGAAGACAGGGTCATATAGCACAGGGCAGACTTGACTATTAGGCCTGTGAATTGGGGCATGCCCAGAGATGCTTTCAGCTGCAATTAATCGAAAACACATCAGAAGTGACTTAAGCTAGGAGGAAAATTCATTGTTTTACCAATATCATGTCTAGGAATATGGAGTTCTGGGATTGGTTAATTCACCACCAAGGACCCAACATATTTCCATctgttagcaaaaaaaaaaaagtgaggaaatagCTATTGGCTAGACAATCAGCAGTGACTATCACAAGCATGTTGCTGTGAGCCAAATCACCACCCCAAGAGGTGTCTACCCTAGATATGCTTCAGGAAAACCAAAAGGGACCGAGAGAAACAGGACGGGGTGAAGGTAGGCTTTTCAGAGACTAAAGCCATAGAGGTCTCTAAGAGGAGTTACAGAAACCCCTGCAAGGCCCCCTGAAGTGCAAGAAAGGCCTCTTGAGGGCTAGATAAGTGCTTTCTTCATACATGGGACCAGGAACCAGGGTAGTTCTCTCAGGGGCCAGCAGAGCTACTCAGGACAAGTATAAAGTTTCCTAGGACCAGGAGATAATCTGGAAATGTTCCCACCTCACCCCCTGTCCAAAGCTAAATTAACAAAGCAGGTTCTGGAAAGGATGGAGAATCCCATCAGCCCTAATGATGGCACCAACCCAAACTTTCCAGGCAATGAGTCTGAGTAGCGTGGTTGAGACAGGATTGAGGCCAAGACTAGGAATAGGATTGAGTGCCCTATAAACTGTGCCAGCCAAGCCCATCAGTGGAAAGATCTGAGTTCCATTAGGAAAAGGAATGTCTTCTATAAACTCATTTATTTCTAGggttctggaatttttaaaaatttgtgtgttcccctcaatttctttttttttctagaaagttttgcatattgattttaCTTTGCATCTTGTAATTACCTCTGATATCAGTGATTCTTAATATCATGGAACCTCTCCCACAATAAGCATACACCACAAACATTTTGTACATAATTTCACCAAGTTCACGGCCCTCCTGAGAGCCTATTCATGGACTTCATTTTCAAAAGTGGTAATGATTTCCAGAAATTTACTAATTTTCTCAGGTAAATCCTAGAAATGCCACCTTCTCACTATCTTCCACTTATTTTGCGAGCAAATCAATGTTACCAGTTAAAAACTACCTAGAATACCAATGAGCACTAACATATCTGGCTTGAAAATActtcattaaacatttttggATGTTGCTTCCTAacttttaagtataaaaaaggcatttcagggcttccctggtggcgcagtggttgagagtccgcctgccgatgaaggggacatgggttcctgccctggtccgggaagatcccacatgccacggagcggctgggcccgtgagccatggccgctgagcctgcgtgtctggagctccgcaacgggagaggccacaacagtgagaggcccgcgcactgcaaaaaaaaaaaaaggcatttcaataaaaacaaacatataatgaAGTCATCTCCCTTTGTGTGAAGCAATATGAATGAACTGTGAATTAAAATTTAACAGCAACGTAGTTCACTGCCAAAACTTTAATTGTCTCAAGAACACAACAAATTCTGAACACACTAAGATCATGTTGCTACTTCAGTATTCTTGGGAATGGTGAGTGATGAGTTGGTCTATGGTTTAGGATCAGTTCCCATGCTTGTTTCTTGAGCTGCTTCTACCTCTGAGAGCTTTTCATCATTTTCCAGTGCTTGCTGAAGTTCGTGGATGGTAGTAAAAAGAACGTGAAACTGTTTTCTTCTCAATTCTAGCTTATCTTCAACACTTTGTTTAACACGTGAAAGATGCTCTAATTCTTTTCCCAGAGCCTCTATTTCCTTTAATGTCTCATGCCTGTCTGGATGACGCTGGATCGCTTTTGCCAATGCATCATATTCTTGGCGATTTTTTCGTATTTGTTTTGCTTGAAGAATTTGCTTTTTGAACTCAGCAATTTTTTCATGTGCTCCAGCAATGTTACCTTCTATTTCTTTGTAagttttttcataattttccacTTCTTTGAGATTCATATTATATACCAGCAAAGTTTTGCCCATTGAAAGTTCACATTGGGACAGTGTGCTCAGCATTTGTTGGTACTGGCTGTACCCCTCTTCCTGGGCTCCAGAGTAGCACCATTTAATGAAACTTTTCACTAGCAGATTAATTCTCTCATCATCTCCAGCACCCTCTCCGTCGATTAGGAGACGCTTCCGTATGACTTCGTCGTCGGTCATGGCGTGagcggcggcggcgacggcgtgagcggcggcggcgacggcgcAAGCGGAGGCGGCGACGGCGCAAGCGGAGGCGGCGGTTGGCGGTGGTGGAGGTCAAACTCCCACAATGCAGCTGGGTAAACAGCAATggcggaggaggcggcggcgcACGCGGCGGCGCACGCGGCCGCCCGCTCCGTCGCCTGAGCCGCGTCGCGTcgcgccgcgccgccgccgccgccgccgccgccgccgccgccgccgccgccgccgcgggacCTGCGCTCCGCGCGCTCCCCGAACTCCTCCCCTCAATTTCTGaaaaagatttcttttgcaaACTCCCATCTGATCTCAGATCAGTTCAAGTGAAAAGGCATTTGGCCGCAGACAGGTCAAGACAGCTAGGAAGATGATCAAGCTCCCAAACAGGAGGAATGGAGGTGGCTGTGATCGGCCACTTGGGGTCTTGGGATGAGAAGATGAAACCGAGGTAGATCAAGAGGTACCATTTCTATGAGATTAAGGTCCTTTCCGGACATTCCCCTCATGGAAAGGGGATGTACATGTCTGTGGTCTGTAGATAGAACACTATTTGAGGGCTTTGGGCCTGAATGAATGATAGAGCTGATGAGGATTCAGGTTGGGGCCCTTTTGAGGAAAGACTATACCCTAGGGAGTTTCAGTTCTTTACTCTTTTTCACCTTTGCCTCTACCTTGAAGATAAATGTGAATGTGCATGTTCCCAAATCTCAAagagccccagttttctcatttttaagttaGAGATACCAAGTAGGGAAtgctgcaaggattaaatgagataatatgccAAGTGTTTAACATTCTTGGCCCAGAGCAGGTGGTCAA is from Orcinus orca chromosome X, mOrcOrc1.1, whole genome shotgun sequence and encodes:
- the LOC101282836 gene encoding THO complex subunit 7 homolog, translating into MTDDEVIRKRLLIDGEGAGDDERINLLVKSFIKWCYSGAQEEGYSQYQQMLSTLSQCELSMGKTLLVYNMNLKEVENYEKTYKEIEGNIAGAHEKIAEFKKQILQAKQIRKNRQEYDALAKAIQRHPDRHETLKEIEALGKELEHLSRVKQSVEDKLELRRKQFHVLFTTIHELQQALENDEKLSEVEAAQETSMGTDPKP